The genomic segment CTGATTATGTCCAAGCTTTTACTCAAATTGGTATCAATTCTTTCGACGGAAGTTCTTGGCTGCGACAAAGTTTTTTAGGTTTCTTCTATGAAGCTAAAAACAATAAGTTAATCAAGCACCGGGTTCCGCAAATTCTTTCAAGGAATTTGGCAATTCCGTTATGTCATTGTCGCATCTGCGAAACTCTCAGAAACTTTGGCATAGAAACTAGAGCGATGGGAAACCGAGTCGCTAATTTGGGAAGAGCAATCCATAATTTAGGAGAATTAATTAAAATCCATCAACAAATCATTTCTAACCAAATGTTTTCTTAAGTTTTCTGGTGTTAATCATGCGCGTGTTTAAACAAGTTAGCTACGTACAAATATCACAAGGATGGCAAACCTATGTGTTTCCGGTTAGAGGCGGTTTTGTGCGTTACAAATTGCTGCCAACACTCAGGGATTTTGAACAAGCAAAAGAAAACTGTATCAGACAAGGATGGAAAATGACTAATGCTACTTCTTTAGTGAAGAAGATGAACTCTTCTTCTACCCAAATAGAGTCAATTTTTTGAATGAAAGCATTTTACCTTTTGAATTGTTAAAGGCGCTGACGCGCTATGAATTGTGATGTATTGCTATGAGAAATTTACCATTATGTCACAAAAAACCTCATCTCCTCCATCCACTTCTATTCCCTTATTTTTGTCAAAAACAATAACCTCCACACCGCCGTCCGACGAATGTGGTCACACATCAAACGCCGCCGCAGAAATGGATGAACGAGAAAAGGAATGGTACGAGATGTGGGATTACTCTCATATCGGTGATACTGACATCGATTTACATTATTAACTAATCTGAATATGATTCGTCAACAACTCATCTGCGATGTTTCGCCAAATAGTCTGGTAAATTCCTTTGATAATTCAGCTTTCAAAAGTTTGGTTATCTTCGATAATCAGGAATACCTAGAAATCAAGTTTACTCAACATTCTCTGAAACAATTGTCAGAAATTATCGCTCATTTAACTCGACTCCAACAGCTTTTAGTTGAGTCGAAAAAACAAGATATCATCACTCAGTTGCACTCCCTAAATGTACCTGTGGTTATTCCCAATAACTCAGAGAAAACTACATCAATTATTGCAGCTAACTCCGACGAAGAAATTCCCTTTTAGTCCAATAAGGCAGAAGATAAAAATTTTCCTTATCCCCCTGTCCCCTTATCCCCCTGTCCCCTTGTCTCCTAATCCCTAGTCCCCAGTCCCCAGTCCCCAGCGCTGACGCGCCTTTTCAGGATTAACAATTTACCTCTAAATCAGTGAAAGACAAAGCATCTCAATCAAACCAGCCTGCCACTTCAACATCCAGCACTACTCCGACTGCATTGGAAACTCCAGAAATCGAGTTAGAACGGGACGAGTTTGCTGACCCAATGTACCTTGACCCCAATGCCAGACTACCGCGCATCCAGGCATTGCGGGGTACAACTCCCAAACAGTGCGGCTACTTTGTGCCAGCCGACCAAATGGCGAAAGCTGGATGGTTCAATTTTGATGAAAAGTTACTTACTACTTATACTTTCGAGATTACTGGAGTTGAGGAACAAGGGTTTCTCACTCCTTCTGTGCGAATGTTAGTTTGTCCTAGAACTCCTACTTTAGCTTACGATCGCAAAGCTACCAAAGAATCCAAGCAATTAGTAATTGTGGGACGCTATTTACCAGAATATAAGGATGAGGAGAATATCGGCAATACTCAATATTTTGAGGTTATCTTGCTTGATGAGAAGAATCAACCTTTACACCAAGTCCCACTGTCTTACCGAGCTAGCGGTGCTAACCAAGCGACTTTCGCTACCCATTGGCAGGCTTTCATCGATGAAATGACCGCTTGCCATGCTATTAGTAACCGCATCGCCGCTAGGGGTAAGAACAATCTTTTCAAGTGCCTGTGCGTATTTTGTTTCACTACTGTCCGAGAACTCGCTGGGACAACTCAGAAAAGCCCTGCCTGCAAAGTAGCTAACCACGAAGTTCCTAGCTTGGAAACTTGGAAGCAGTATTTTCTGGGATTCAACCTAGAACGCAAACAGCAAATCTGGGAAGCTCTGCAACCTGCTCAACCTCTGATTGTACCTGGTCTTTCGGGTAGCACTACCCCAATGGCTCAACTGCCACCTGCTCAGTAATCAACTAATTTCCTTTATCCATTTCGAGTTTTTGGAGTGGATAAAGGCTTTCATTATTTGCACTAGATTCAATCAACTACTATGAAATTCTCTTGTACTGCCAAGCAATTCGATGCCGCACTCGATACAGTCATGGGTGCAATACCGAGTAAACCAAATCATCCCATTCTTGCTAATGTTCTCCTCAAAGCATCTAACAAAAAATTAGAAATAGGCGCTTTCGACCTCAGTTTGGGTATCACCGCACATTTGGAGGTATCTGTTGAGATTGAAGGTAGTTTTACAATCCCAGCTAAACATTTATCAAACATTATTTCTACTTTGCCTAAAGAGGAAGAGCTTTCATTTACAATTCAATCTGACAAACAGGAAGCTACATTAACCTGTTCTGGCAAACGCTACAATTTTCGAGGTATGGCGGCATCTGATTTTCCTCAATTACCTACCATAGAACCATCTACAGGTAGTTCGGCTATACTAACTGCCAGTGTCCTAGCGCGGGGATTAAAAACTACTTTGTTTGCCACTGCGTCGGATGAAACTAAGTTAATTCTTACTGGTGTTCGGTTAACTGTGTCAGCCCAGCGTGTGGAATTCGCTGCTACTAATAGTAAATCTCTGGCTGTCGTTAAAGATTCTCTTCATAGTCATGGCGAGCAACCAGAATCATCGAATGAAAAGAAACCCAAAAGTAAAAGGAAATTCTCTACTTCTTCTTCAACTAGTTTAGCTATCACTGTTCCCAAAACTGCTTTAAAAGAGTTACAAAAGCTTTTGGGTAATCCTACAGAAACCAAGGATGATTTCCCGATTCAACTGCTTTGTAATGATAGCCAAATTATCTTTAGTGGCGCTAACTTTACTCTGGTTTGTCGCGCCTTGGCTGGAAGTTATCCTGATTATCAACAATTGATACCTTCTTCTTGGAGTCGAGAAGTTTCTGTCAGTTCTCAACAAATTTTAGCTGCCGTGACTCGCCTTGCTACTTTCGACAAACACAAAATTATTCGTTTAGTTCTCAATCCATCTGAGCAAGTTCTTTCTCTATATGTGGAAGGCAAAGATATTGGTTCTGGTGCTGAATCTTTACCTGCGTTAATCAAAAGTGATGATTTCCAAATTGGCTTTGATGCTGATGTACTTATCCCAGCTATTAAAGCTATTCCTTCTTCTGAATTGTGTTTTTCTTTTAACGAATCTCATCATCCTGCTACTATCAATTTACCGGATAGTACTCTGTCTTCTGCTACAGTTTTAGTCATGCCAGTGGAACTTGGTGGTGAATCTCCAAAACATCAGCCTTCCCGACGTAAATTATCTTCCCAAACTGCATCAACAACTATTGAAGAATCAGAAACTATTGAAGATGAATCATTGTCAGATGAAGCATCAAAAGCATCTGTTAGGGAAATAGAACCCACAGAAATCGAGGAAATCGAAACAGAATCAATATCAACAGATGTAGATGAGGCTAACTTAGAACTCGCTGCACTGCCAATGTAAAGCAAAGGTTTTTTACTCAAAACAGCTGGTTGTTAGGTTTTTTAGGGTATGTTTTCCAGCAAATATACCCTAAAAAATTATGTGCGATAAGCTAAAACTATTGCTCCATAAGGTATGTAGCAGATTTTTCCAGGCTGTCAGGAGTTTTTAGGGTACGTTTTGGGCAAAACATACCCTAAATGGTTAAACGCGATGTACTCAAACCATTGCTGTATAAGGTATATAGTGGGTTTTCGTTGACTGCCTCAAGCTTTTTAGGGTACAACAATCGGATTGTGTACCCTAAATTTAGGGTATATTTTCTGCTAAATATACCCTAAAAGCTTAGATGCGATGCGCTCAAACCATTGTTGTATAGAGTGTATAGCAGGTTTTCACTGACTGCTATAAGTTTTTTAGGGTACAAAACTGGATTGTGTACCATAAATTTAGGGTATATTTTTCCCAAAACATACCCTAAAAGCTCAAGCGCGATGGGTTCAAACCCTTGTCCTATAAGGTTTACAGCAGCTTTTCGCCGATTGCCATAAGTTTTTTAGGGTACAAAAACTGGATTATGTACCCTAAATTTAGGGTATATTTACCACAAAATATACCCTAAAAACTCAGGCGCGATGCGCTCAAACCATCGCTGTATAAGGTATACATCAAGTTTTCGCTGATTGTCACAAGTTTTTTAGGGTACAAAAACTGGATTGTGTACCCTAAATTTAGGGTATGTTTTGCCCAAAACATACCCTAAAAGCTCAGGTGCGATGCGCTCAAACCATTGTCATAAAAGGTATACAGCAGGTTTTCGTTGATTGCCATAAGTTTTTTAGGGTACAAAAACTGGATTATGTACCCTAAATTTAGGGTATGTTTTGGGCAAAATATACCCTAAAAAGCTATGGACAGTGGCTTAGAAAGACTGCTGGATGCGGCTTTACAATTATCTCGCCCGGATTTGGAGAAGTTGCACGCTATCATTGGTGGGTTGTTGGAAGCAACT from the Phormidium ambiguum IAM M-71 genome contains:
- the dnaN gene encoding DNA polymerase III subunit beta, producing the protein MKFSCTAKQFDAALDTVMGAIPSKPNHPILANVLLKASNKKLEIGAFDLSLGITAHLEVSVEIEGSFTIPAKHLSNIISTLPKEEELSFTIQSDKQEATLTCSGKRYNFRGMAASDFPQLPTIEPSTGSSAILTASVLARGLKTTLFATASDETKLILTGVRLTVSAQRVEFAATNSKSLAVVKDSLHSHGEQPESSNEKKPKSKRKFSTSSSTSLAITVPKTALKELQKLLGNPTETKDDFPIQLLCNDSQIIFSGANFTLVCRALAGSYPDYQQLIPSSWSREVSVSSQQILAAVTRLATFDKHKIIRLVLNPSEQVLSLYVEGKDIGSGAESLPALIKSDDFQIGFDADVLIPAIKAIPSSELCFSFNESHHPATINLPDSTLSSATVLVMPVELGGESPKHQPSRRKLSSQTASTTIEESETIEDESLSDEASKASVREIEPTEIEEIETESISTDVDEANLELAALPM
- a CDS encoding DUF5895 domain-containing protein, which codes for MKDKASQSNQPATSTSSTTPTALETPEIELERDEFADPMYLDPNARLPRIQALRGTTPKQCGYFVPADQMAKAGWFNFDEKLLTTYTFEITGVEEQGFLTPSVRMLVCPRTPTLAYDRKATKESKQLVIVGRYLPEYKDEENIGNTQYFEVILLDEKNQPLHQVPLSYRASGANQATFATHWQAFIDEMTACHAISNRIAARGKNNLFKCLCVFCFTTVRELAGTTQKSPACKVANHEVPSLETWKQYFLGFNLERKQQIWEALQPAQPLIVPGLSGSTTPMAQLPPAQ